A region of Muntiacus reevesi chromosome 11, mMunRee1.1, whole genome shotgun sequence DNA encodes the following proteins:
- the TSC22D1 gene encoding TSC22 domain family protein 1 isoform X1, whose translation MHQPPESTAAAAAADMSARKMAHPAMFPRRGSGGGSASALGAAGTGVGSSAPSAEDFPPPSLLQPPPPAASSLSGPQPPPPQSLNLLSQAQLQAQPLAPGGTQMKKKSGFQITSVTPAQISASISSNNSIAEDTESYDDLDESHTEDLSSSEILDVSLSRATDLGEPERSSSEETLNNFQEAETPGAVSPNQPHLPQPHLPHLPQQNVVINGNAHPHPLHHHHPIHGHHLHHGPHHPSHAGVASTSISGGPPSSPGSRKLSAAGSSDGVMPVAPTSAVSSSGSPASVMTSIRAPSTTGSLGINSVTGTNTMNNVNITAVGSFNPAVTSSMLGNAISVSSIPSAASVSVGPAVSSGVNVNILSGMGNGTIASSAALNSAASAAAGMTVGSVSSQQQQPAVNTSRFRVVKLDSTSEPFKKGRWTCTEFYEKENAAIPATEGVVVNKVVESVRQNPTEATSERESTSGSSVSSSVSTLSHYTESVGSGEMGTLAAPPVQPQPPPTLPGVTLPQMDFSGSAPQGISAVSIPQSISQSQISQVQLPSQELGYQPKPGLQPVPLQAGIQPSPVGVVGVTSALGQQPSIASLAQPQLPYSQAAPPVQAPLPGAPPQQVQYGQPAPAVAPPMAPSHGTSVTPNPASEYVQPSPLLQTAVSSGQPTSAGVALGATVIPMAQPQSIQLPVQPAAVQAQPAGAAGQPVGKAHTAVAAVPPGSQIANIGQQTSLPSALQQPSTQVTPSVIQQGAPPASQIVPPAPAAILHQGVQPSASSLPQQLVIAPQSTLLPAPPQPQGVESVAPGVVSKQLPAVSPLPSASSISVTNQVSSAGPSGLPSAPTNLVPSQNIAQAPATQNGNLVQSVSQPPLLASNINLPLAQQLPLSSVQFSAQSLAQAIGSQIEDARRPAEPSLVGLPQTISGDSGGVSAVSDGSSSSLAASASLFPLKVLPLTTPLVDGEDESSSGASVVAIDNKIEQAMDLVKSHLMYAVREEVEVLKEQIKELIEKNSQLEQENNLLKTLASPEQLAQFQAQLQTGSPPATTQPQGTTQPPAQPASQGSGPTA comes from the coding sequence ATGCACCAGCCGCCCGAGTCCACGGCGGCCGCGGCCGCTGCAGACATGAGTGCTAGGAAGATGGCGCACCCGGCAATGTTCCCTCGAAGGGGCAGCGGCGGGGGCAGCGCCTCCGCTCTCGGTGCAGCAGGTACCGGCGTCGGTAGTAGTGCCCCATCTGCTGAGGATTTTCCGCCTCCGTCGCTGCTCCAGCCGCCGCCTCCTGCAGCATCTTCTCTGTCGGGACCACAGCCTCCGCCTCCACAAAGCCTGAACCTCCTTTCGCAGGCTCAGCTGCAGGCACAGCCTCTTGCGCCAGGCGGAACgcagatgaaaaagaaaagtggcTTCCAGATAACGAGCGTGACCCCGGCTCAGATCTCCGCTAGCATCAGCTCGAACAACAGCATCGCAGAGGACACGGAGAGCTACGACGACCTGGATGAGTCTCACACGGAAGATCTGTCGTCTTCCGAGATCCTTGATGTGTCGCTTTCCAGGGCCACGGACTTAGGGGAGCCTGAACGCAGCTCCTCGGAAGAGACTCTCAATAACTTCCAGGAAGCCGAGACACCTGGGGCGGTCTCTCCCAATCAGCCCCACCTTCCTCAGCCTCATTTGCCTCACCTTCCACAACAGAACGTTGTGATCAATGGGAATGCTCATCCACACcccctccatcaccaccatcccaTTCATGGCCACCACCTGCACCACGGGCCCCACCACCCATCCCATGCCGGTGTGGCGAGTACATCCATCTCTGGAGGGCCGCCCTCAAGCCCAGGGTCCAGAAAACTCTCGGCCGCGGGAAGCTCTGACGGTGTTATGCCAGTTGCACCAACTTCTGCTGTATCATCGAGTGGCTCGCCGGCATCTGTCATGACTAGTATCCGTGCTCCGAGTACTACCGGCAGCCTAGGTATAAATTCTGTTACAGGCACGAATACAATGAATAACGTTAACATCACTGCTGTGGGTAGTTTTAATCCTGCTGTGACCAGCAGCATGCTTGGTAACGCTATAAGTGTGAGCAGTATCCCCAGTGCTGCTAGTGTGAGTGTCGGGCCTGCAGTGAGCAGCGGGGTTAATGTGAATATCTTGAGTGGCATGGGCAATGGTACGATTGCTTCCTCCGCGGCCCTTAACAGCGCTGCCAGTGCAGCTGCGGGCATGACTGTGGGGTCCGTTTCGAGTCAGCAGCAACAGCCAGCCGTTAACACGTCCAGGTTCAGAGTCGTGAAGTTAGATTCTACTTCTGAGCCTTTCAAAAAAGGTCGATGGACTTGCACTGAGTTCTATGAAAAAGAAAACGCCGCCATACCCGCCACCGAAGGGGTGGTGGTAAATAAGGTGGTGGAAAGTGTAAGACAAAACCCGACCGAAGCGACTTCCGAGAGGGAGAGCACGAGTGGGAGCTCCGTGAGCAGCAGCGTCAGCACACTGAGTCACTACACGGAGAGTGTGGGCAGCGGAGAGATGGGCACCCTGGCGGCCCCGCCGGTGCAGCCGCAGCCTCCCCCGACCCTTCCAGGGGTGACCCTTCCGCAGATGGACTTCAGTGGCTCCGCTCCACAGGGCATTTCAGCAGTTAGCATCCCTCAGAGTATTTCTCAGTCGCAGATCTCACAGGTACAGTTACCGTCTCAAGAACTGGGCTATCAGCCGAAGCCAGGTCTTCAACCAGTACCTCTGCAAGCCGGTATCCAGCCGTCACCTGTTGGCGTGGTGGGCGTCACTTCGGCTTTAGGTCAGCAGCCTTCCATCGCCAGCCTGGCTCAACCCCAACTGCCGTATTCCCAGGCGGCCCCCCCAGTGCAAGCTCCCCTGCCAGGCGCGCCACCCCAACAGGTACAATATGGCCAGCCGGCGCCAGCTGTGGCCCCTCCGATGGCCCCAAGCCACGGTACATCAGTGACTCCAAACCCAGCCTCCGAGTATGTTCAGCCCTCACCGCTTCTCCAAACAGCGGTGTCCTCTGGACAGCCCACTTCTGCAGGGGTGGCCCTGGGAGCCACGGTGATTCCTATGGCTCAACCACAGAGCATCCAGCTCCCAGTGCAGCCCGCGGCAGTCCAAGCACAACCTGCAGGGGCAGCTGGCCAACCTGTTGGCAAGGCTCACACGGCAGTAGCCGCTGTACCTCCCGGCAGTCAAATTGCAAATATTGGTCAACAGACAAGCCTACCATCGGCACTGCAGCAGCCTTCCACCCAAGTCACACCTTCAGTTATCCAGCAAGGTGCTCCTCCGGCTTCACAGATAGTGCCACCTGCTCCAGCTGCGATCCTTCATCAGGGAGTTCAACCCAGCGCTTCAAGCCTTCCTCAACAACTGGTCATTGCACCCCAGAGTACCCTGTTACCTGCGCCTCCCCAGCCACAGGGGGTCGAGTCGGTAGCTCCAGGAGTGGTTTCGAAGCAGTTGCCTGCAGTTAGTCCTTTGCCCTCTGCTAGTAGTATTTCTGTTACGAATCAGGTTAGTTCAGCTGGTCCTTCTGGACTGCCTTCTGCCCCGACAAACTTGGTTCCGTCACAGAATATAGCACAAGCCCCCGCGACTCAGAATGGTAATTTGGTTCAGAGTGTCAGTCAGCCTCCCTTGCTAGCATCTAATATAAATTTGCCTTTGGCACAACAGCTACCACTCAGTTCTGTTCAATTCTCCGCACAATCATTAGCTCAGGCAATTGGAAGCCAAATCGAAGATGCCAGGCGCCCAGCGGAACCCTCCTTAGTTGGCTTACCTCAGACCATCAGTGGTGACAGTGGGGGAGTGTCAGCAGTTTCAGATGGCAGTAGCAGCAGCCTTGCAGCCTCTGCTTCTCTTTTCCCGTTGAAGGTGCTACCGCTGACGACACCCTTGGTGGATGGCGAGGACGAGAG
- the TSC22D1 gene encoding TSC22 domain family protein 1 isoform X4, whose protein sequence is MHQPPESTAAAAAADMSARKMAHPAMFPRRGSGGGSASALGAAGTGVGSSAPSAEDFPPPSLLQPPPPAASSLSGPQPPPPQSLNLLSQAQLQAQPLAPGGTQMKKKSGFQITSVTPAQISASISSNNSIAEDTESYDDLDESHTEDLSSSEILDVSLSRATDLGEPERSSSEETLNNFQEAETPGAVSPNQPHLPQPHLPHLPQQNVVINGNAHPHPLHHHHPIHGHHLHHGPHHPSHAGVASTSISGGPPSSPGSRKLSAAGSSDGVMPVAPTSAVSSSGSPASVMTSIRAPSTTGSLGINSVTGTNTMNNVNITAVGSFNPAVTSSMLGNAISVSSIPSAASVSVGPAVSSGVNVNILSGMGNGTIASSAALNSAASAAAGMTVGSVSSQQQQPAVNTSRFRVVKLDSTSEPFKKGRWTCTEFYEKENAAIPATEGVVVNKVVESVRQNPTEATSERESTSGSSVSSSVSTLSHYTESVGSGEMGTLAAPPVQPQPPPTLPGVTLPQMDFSGSAPQGISAVSIPQSISQSQISQVQLPSQELGYQPKPGLQPVPLQAGIQPSPVGVVGVTSALGQQPSIASLAQPQLPYSQAAPPVQAPLPGAPPQQVQYGQPAPAVAPPMAPSHGTSVTPNPASEYVQPSPLLQTAVSSGQPTSAGVALGATVIPMAQPQSIQLPVQPAAVQAQPAGAAGQPVGKAHTAVAAVPPGSQIANIGQQTSLPSALQQPSTQVTPSVIQQGAPPASQIVPPAPAAILHQGVQPSASSLPQQLVIAPQSTLLPAPPQPQGVESVAPGVVSKQLPAVSPLPSASSISVTNQVSSAGPSGLPSAPTNLVPSQNIAQAPATQNGNLVQSVSQPPLLASNINLPLAQQLPLSSVQFSAQSLAQAIGSQIEDARRPAEPSLVGLPQTISGDSGGVSAVSDGSSSSLAASASLFPLKVLPLTTPLVDGEDESASLLPEVQGVILEPQIQPRPRRAFDVRGPLSPLNLWRQNIQLLERVGKG, encoded by the coding sequence ATGCACCAGCCGCCCGAGTCCACGGCGGCCGCGGCCGCTGCAGACATGAGTGCTAGGAAGATGGCGCACCCGGCAATGTTCCCTCGAAGGGGCAGCGGCGGGGGCAGCGCCTCCGCTCTCGGTGCAGCAGGTACCGGCGTCGGTAGTAGTGCCCCATCTGCTGAGGATTTTCCGCCTCCGTCGCTGCTCCAGCCGCCGCCTCCTGCAGCATCTTCTCTGTCGGGACCACAGCCTCCGCCTCCACAAAGCCTGAACCTCCTTTCGCAGGCTCAGCTGCAGGCACAGCCTCTTGCGCCAGGCGGAACgcagatgaaaaagaaaagtggcTTCCAGATAACGAGCGTGACCCCGGCTCAGATCTCCGCTAGCATCAGCTCGAACAACAGCATCGCAGAGGACACGGAGAGCTACGACGACCTGGATGAGTCTCACACGGAAGATCTGTCGTCTTCCGAGATCCTTGATGTGTCGCTTTCCAGGGCCACGGACTTAGGGGAGCCTGAACGCAGCTCCTCGGAAGAGACTCTCAATAACTTCCAGGAAGCCGAGACACCTGGGGCGGTCTCTCCCAATCAGCCCCACCTTCCTCAGCCTCATTTGCCTCACCTTCCACAACAGAACGTTGTGATCAATGGGAATGCTCATCCACACcccctccatcaccaccatcccaTTCATGGCCACCACCTGCACCACGGGCCCCACCACCCATCCCATGCCGGTGTGGCGAGTACATCCATCTCTGGAGGGCCGCCCTCAAGCCCAGGGTCCAGAAAACTCTCGGCCGCGGGAAGCTCTGACGGTGTTATGCCAGTTGCACCAACTTCTGCTGTATCATCGAGTGGCTCGCCGGCATCTGTCATGACTAGTATCCGTGCTCCGAGTACTACCGGCAGCCTAGGTATAAATTCTGTTACAGGCACGAATACAATGAATAACGTTAACATCACTGCTGTGGGTAGTTTTAATCCTGCTGTGACCAGCAGCATGCTTGGTAACGCTATAAGTGTGAGCAGTATCCCCAGTGCTGCTAGTGTGAGTGTCGGGCCTGCAGTGAGCAGCGGGGTTAATGTGAATATCTTGAGTGGCATGGGCAATGGTACGATTGCTTCCTCCGCGGCCCTTAACAGCGCTGCCAGTGCAGCTGCGGGCATGACTGTGGGGTCCGTTTCGAGTCAGCAGCAACAGCCAGCCGTTAACACGTCCAGGTTCAGAGTCGTGAAGTTAGATTCTACTTCTGAGCCTTTCAAAAAAGGTCGATGGACTTGCACTGAGTTCTATGAAAAAGAAAACGCCGCCATACCCGCCACCGAAGGGGTGGTGGTAAATAAGGTGGTGGAAAGTGTAAGACAAAACCCGACCGAAGCGACTTCCGAGAGGGAGAGCACGAGTGGGAGCTCCGTGAGCAGCAGCGTCAGCACACTGAGTCACTACACGGAGAGTGTGGGCAGCGGAGAGATGGGCACCCTGGCGGCCCCGCCGGTGCAGCCGCAGCCTCCCCCGACCCTTCCAGGGGTGACCCTTCCGCAGATGGACTTCAGTGGCTCCGCTCCACAGGGCATTTCAGCAGTTAGCATCCCTCAGAGTATTTCTCAGTCGCAGATCTCACAGGTACAGTTACCGTCTCAAGAACTGGGCTATCAGCCGAAGCCAGGTCTTCAACCAGTACCTCTGCAAGCCGGTATCCAGCCGTCACCTGTTGGCGTGGTGGGCGTCACTTCGGCTTTAGGTCAGCAGCCTTCCATCGCCAGCCTGGCTCAACCCCAACTGCCGTATTCCCAGGCGGCCCCCCCAGTGCAAGCTCCCCTGCCAGGCGCGCCACCCCAACAGGTACAATATGGCCAGCCGGCGCCAGCTGTGGCCCCTCCGATGGCCCCAAGCCACGGTACATCAGTGACTCCAAACCCAGCCTCCGAGTATGTTCAGCCCTCACCGCTTCTCCAAACAGCGGTGTCCTCTGGACAGCCCACTTCTGCAGGGGTGGCCCTGGGAGCCACGGTGATTCCTATGGCTCAACCACAGAGCATCCAGCTCCCAGTGCAGCCCGCGGCAGTCCAAGCACAACCTGCAGGGGCAGCTGGCCAACCTGTTGGCAAGGCTCACACGGCAGTAGCCGCTGTACCTCCCGGCAGTCAAATTGCAAATATTGGTCAACAGACAAGCCTACCATCGGCACTGCAGCAGCCTTCCACCCAAGTCACACCTTCAGTTATCCAGCAAGGTGCTCCTCCGGCTTCACAGATAGTGCCACCTGCTCCAGCTGCGATCCTTCATCAGGGAGTTCAACCCAGCGCTTCAAGCCTTCCTCAACAACTGGTCATTGCACCCCAGAGTACCCTGTTACCTGCGCCTCCCCAGCCACAGGGGGTCGAGTCGGTAGCTCCAGGAGTGGTTTCGAAGCAGTTGCCTGCAGTTAGTCCTTTGCCCTCTGCTAGTAGTATTTCTGTTACGAATCAGGTTAGTTCAGCTGGTCCTTCTGGACTGCCTTCTGCCCCGACAAACTTGGTTCCGTCACAGAATATAGCACAAGCCCCCGCGACTCAGAATGGTAATTTGGTTCAGAGTGTCAGTCAGCCTCCCTTGCTAGCATCTAATATAAATTTGCCTTTGGCACAACAGCTACCACTCAGTTCTGTTCAATTCTCCGCACAATCATTAGCTCAGGCAATTGGAAGCCAAATCGAAGATGCCAGGCGCCCAGCGGAACCCTCCTTAGTTGGCTTACCTCAGACCATCAGTGGTGACAGTGGGGGAGTGTCAGCAGTTTCAGATGGCAGTAGCAGCAGCCTTGCAGCCTCTGCTTCTCTTTTCCCGTTGAAGGTGCTACCGCTGACGACACCCTTGGTGGATGGCGAGGACGAGAG
- the TSC22D1 gene encoding TSC22 domain family protein 1 isoform X2, translating to MHQPPESTAAAAAADMSARKMAHPAMFPRRGSGGGSASALGAAGTGVGSSAPSAEDFPPPSLLQPPPPAASSLSGPQPPPPQSLNLLSQAQLQAQPLAPGGTQMKKKSGFQITSVTPAQISASISSNNSIAEDTESYDDLDESHTEDLSSSEILDVSLSRATDLGEPERSSSEETLNNFQEAETPGAVSPNQPHLPQPHLPHLPQQNVVINGNAHPHPLHHHHPIHGHHLHHGPHHPSHAGVASTSISGGPPSSPGSRKLSAAGSSDGVMPVAPTSAVSSSGSPASVMTSIRAPSTTGSLGINSVTGTNTMNNVNITAVGSFNPAVTSSMLGNAISVSSIPSAASVSVGPAVSSGVNVNILSGMGNGTIASSAALNSAASAAAGMTVGSVSSQQQQPAVNTSRFRVVKLDSTSEPFKKGRWTCTEFYEKENAAIPATEGVVVNKVVESVRQNPTEATSERESTSGSSVSSSVSTLSHYTESVGSGEMGTLAAPPVQPQPPPTLPGVTLPQMDFSGSAPQGISAVSIPQSISQSQISQVQLPSQELGYQPKPGLQPVPLQAGIQPSPVGVVGVTSALGQQPSIASLAQPQLPYSQAAPPVQAPLPGAPPQQVQYGQPAPAVAPPMAPSHGTSVTPNPASEYVQPSPLLQTAVSSGQPTSAGVALGATVIPMAQPQSIQLPVQPAAVQAQPAGAAGQPVGKAHTAVAAVPPGSQIANIGQQTSLPSALQQPSTQVTPSVIQQGAPPASQIVPPAPAAILHQGVQPSASSLPQQLVIAPQSTLLPAPPQPQGVESVAPGVVSKQLPAVSPLPSASSISVTNQVSSAGPSGLPSAPTNLVPSQNIAQAPATQNGNLVQSVSQPPLLASNINLPLAQQLPLSSVQFSAQSLAQAIGSQIEDARRPAEPSLVGLPQTISGDSGGVSAVSDGSSSSLAASASLFPLKVLPLTTPLVDGEDESASLLPEVQGVILEPQIQPRPRRAFDVRGPLSPLNLWRQNIQLLERVGKGFLSTGKHPPSAKGTPLAEPSWMISVTHAATAVWKAVVNGATHYV from the coding sequence ATGCACCAGCCGCCCGAGTCCACGGCGGCCGCGGCCGCTGCAGACATGAGTGCTAGGAAGATGGCGCACCCGGCAATGTTCCCTCGAAGGGGCAGCGGCGGGGGCAGCGCCTCCGCTCTCGGTGCAGCAGGTACCGGCGTCGGTAGTAGTGCCCCATCTGCTGAGGATTTTCCGCCTCCGTCGCTGCTCCAGCCGCCGCCTCCTGCAGCATCTTCTCTGTCGGGACCACAGCCTCCGCCTCCACAAAGCCTGAACCTCCTTTCGCAGGCTCAGCTGCAGGCACAGCCTCTTGCGCCAGGCGGAACgcagatgaaaaagaaaagtggcTTCCAGATAACGAGCGTGACCCCGGCTCAGATCTCCGCTAGCATCAGCTCGAACAACAGCATCGCAGAGGACACGGAGAGCTACGACGACCTGGATGAGTCTCACACGGAAGATCTGTCGTCTTCCGAGATCCTTGATGTGTCGCTTTCCAGGGCCACGGACTTAGGGGAGCCTGAACGCAGCTCCTCGGAAGAGACTCTCAATAACTTCCAGGAAGCCGAGACACCTGGGGCGGTCTCTCCCAATCAGCCCCACCTTCCTCAGCCTCATTTGCCTCACCTTCCACAACAGAACGTTGTGATCAATGGGAATGCTCATCCACACcccctccatcaccaccatcccaTTCATGGCCACCACCTGCACCACGGGCCCCACCACCCATCCCATGCCGGTGTGGCGAGTACATCCATCTCTGGAGGGCCGCCCTCAAGCCCAGGGTCCAGAAAACTCTCGGCCGCGGGAAGCTCTGACGGTGTTATGCCAGTTGCACCAACTTCTGCTGTATCATCGAGTGGCTCGCCGGCATCTGTCATGACTAGTATCCGTGCTCCGAGTACTACCGGCAGCCTAGGTATAAATTCTGTTACAGGCACGAATACAATGAATAACGTTAACATCACTGCTGTGGGTAGTTTTAATCCTGCTGTGACCAGCAGCATGCTTGGTAACGCTATAAGTGTGAGCAGTATCCCCAGTGCTGCTAGTGTGAGTGTCGGGCCTGCAGTGAGCAGCGGGGTTAATGTGAATATCTTGAGTGGCATGGGCAATGGTACGATTGCTTCCTCCGCGGCCCTTAACAGCGCTGCCAGTGCAGCTGCGGGCATGACTGTGGGGTCCGTTTCGAGTCAGCAGCAACAGCCAGCCGTTAACACGTCCAGGTTCAGAGTCGTGAAGTTAGATTCTACTTCTGAGCCTTTCAAAAAAGGTCGATGGACTTGCACTGAGTTCTATGAAAAAGAAAACGCCGCCATACCCGCCACCGAAGGGGTGGTGGTAAATAAGGTGGTGGAAAGTGTAAGACAAAACCCGACCGAAGCGACTTCCGAGAGGGAGAGCACGAGTGGGAGCTCCGTGAGCAGCAGCGTCAGCACACTGAGTCACTACACGGAGAGTGTGGGCAGCGGAGAGATGGGCACCCTGGCGGCCCCGCCGGTGCAGCCGCAGCCTCCCCCGACCCTTCCAGGGGTGACCCTTCCGCAGATGGACTTCAGTGGCTCCGCTCCACAGGGCATTTCAGCAGTTAGCATCCCTCAGAGTATTTCTCAGTCGCAGATCTCACAGGTACAGTTACCGTCTCAAGAACTGGGCTATCAGCCGAAGCCAGGTCTTCAACCAGTACCTCTGCAAGCCGGTATCCAGCCGTCACCTGTTGGCGTGGTGGGCGTCACTTCGGCTTTAGGTCAGCAGCCTTCCATCGCCAGCCTGGCTCAACCCCAACTGCCGTATTCCCAGGCGGCCCCCCCAGTGCAAGCTCCCCTGCCAGGCGCGCCACCCCAACAGGTACAATATGGCCAGCCGGCGCCAGCTGTGGCCCCTCCGATGGCCCCAAGCCACGGTACATCAGTGACTCCAAACCCAGCCTCCGAGTATGTTCAGCCCTCACCGCTTCTCCAAACAGCGGTGTCCTCTGGACAGCCCACTTCTGCAGGGGTGGCCCTGGGAGCCACGGTGATTCCTATGGCTCAACCACAGAGCATCCAGCTCCCAGTGCAGCCCGCGGCAGTCCAAGCACAACCTGCAGGGGCAGCTGGCCAACCTGTTGGCAAGGCTCACACGGCAGTAGCCGCTGTACCTCCCGGCAGTCAAATTGCAAATATTGGTCAACAGACAAGCCTACCATCGGCACTGCAGCAGCCTTCCACCCAAGTCACACCTTCAGTTATCCAGCAAGGTGCTCCTCCGGCTTCACAGATAGTGCCACCTGCTCCAGCTGCGATCCTTCATCAGGGAGTTCAACCCAGCGCTTCAAGCCTTCCTCAACAACTGGTCATTGCACCCCAGAGTACCCTGTTACCTGCGCCTCCCCAGCCACAGGGGGTCGAGTCGGTAGCTCCAGGAGTGGTTTCGAAGCAGTTGCCTGCAGTTAGTCCTTTGCCCTCTGCTAGTAGTATTTCTGTTACGAATCAGGTTAGTTCAGCTGGTCCTTCTGGACTGCCTTCTGCCCCGACAAACTTGGTTCCGTCACAGAATATAGCACAAGCCCCCGCGACTCAGAATGGTAATTTGGTTCAGAGTGTCAGTCAGCCTCCCTTGCTAGCATCTAATATAAATTTGCCTTTGGCACAACAGCTACCACTCAGTTCTGTTCAATTCTCCGCACAATCATTAGCTCAGGCAATTGGAAGCCAAATCGAAGATGCCAGGCGCCCAGCGGAACCCTCCTTAGTTGGCTTACCTCAGACCATCAGTGGTGACAGTGGGGGAGTGTCAGCAGTTTCAGATGGCAGTAGCAGCAGCCTTGCAGCCTCTGCTTCTCTTTTCCCGTTGAAGGTGCTACCGCTGACGACACCCTTGGTGGATGGCGAGGACGAGAG